The following are from one region of the Camarhynchus parvulus chromosome 3, STF_HiC, whole genome shotgun sequence genome:
- the PPM1G gene encoding protein phosphatase 1G, with translation MGAYLSQPNTVKSSGDGAGLGPRPLQFGFSAMQGWRVSMEDAHNCIPELDSETAMFSVYDGHGGEEVALYCAKYLPEIIKDQKAYKEGKLQKALEDAFLAIDAKLTTEEVIKELSQMAGRPQDDEDEKEKVADEDDVDNEEAALLHEEATMTIEELLTRYGQNCTKNLKAKSVAAAGDSAVEGTGKQHDGESNMNGEADPGELPDHKERKNGKPDEEITGISSTSDKASAGGNSPALQKPELGKGDEAVTSSTGEAGPSCSSTGKPQRTTKSKFFEDSEDESDEVEEEEEDSEECSEDEDGYSSEEAENEDDEDDTEEAEEDEDEEEEMLLPGMEGKEEPGSDSGTTAVVALIRGKQLIVANAGDSRCVVSEGGKAVDMSYDHKPEDEVELARIKNAGGKVTMDGRVNGGLNLSRAIGDHFYKRNKNLPPEEQMISALPDIKVLTINDDHDFMVIACDGIWNVMSSQEVVDFIQSKITQKDENGVLRPLSSIVEELLDQCLAPDTSGDGTGCDNMTCIIISFKPRNTHPPAESGKRKLGEAAAPAEENGGDSTKKAKLE, from the exons ATGGGCGCCTACTTGTCGCAGCCCAACACGGTGAAGAGCTCCGGGGACGGCGCCGGGCTCGGGCCGCGCCCGCTGCAGTTCGGGTTCAGCGCCATGCAGGGATGGCGCGTCTCCATGGAG GATGCCCACAACTGCATCCCTGAGCTGGACAGTGAGACAGCCATGTTCTCTGTCTACGATGGACATGGAG GAGAAGAAGTTGCCCTGTACTGTGCCAAGTACCTCCCTGAGATCATCAAAGACCAGAAGGCCTACAAGGAAGGCAAATTGCAAAAG GCCCTGGAAGATGCATTCTTGGCCATTGATGCCAAGCTCACCACAGAGGAGGTGATTAAGGAGCTCTCTCAAATGGCTGGGCGGCCACAGGACGATGAAGATGAGAAGGAGAAGGTTGCTGATGAAGATGATG TGGATAATGAGGAAGCTGCTCTCCTGCACGAAGAAGCCACAATGACCATCGAGGAGCTTCTCACACGTTATGGACAAAACTGCACCAAGAACCTCAAAGCCAAGTCTGTAGCTGCAGCTGGGGATAGCGCTGTGGAGGGGACAGGCAAGCAGCATGATGGGGAGTCAAATATGAATGGAGAGGCTGACCCAGGGGAGCTTCCCGACCACAAGGAGAGGAAGAACGGGAAGCCAGACGAAGAAATCACGGGTATTTCCTCCACCTCAGACAAAGCCAGCGCTGGAGGcaacagccctgctctgcagaagcCTGAACTAGGCAAAGGTGACGAGGCCGTCACCTCTTCCACTGGGGAGGCCGggccctcctgctcctccacgGGAAAGCCCCAGCGCACAACCAAATCCAAATTTTTTGAGGACAGTGAGGATGAGTCAGATGAGgttgaggaagaggaggaagacagTGAG GAATGTAGTGAGGATGAGGACGGTTACAGCAGTGAAGAGGCAGAgaatgaagatgatgaagatgacactgaagaagcagaggaagatgaggatgaagaggaggaaatgttgTTACCGGGCATGGAGGGGAAAGAGGAG cctggctcagaCAGCGGGACCACGGCCGTGGTGGCGCTCATCCGGGGCAAGCAGCTGATCGTGGCCAACGCGGGCGACTCGCGCTGCGTCGTGTCCGAGGGCGGCAAGGCCGTGGACATGTCCTATGACCACAAGCCAGAGGACGAGGTGGAGCTGGCCAGGATAAAGAATGCTGGTGGCAAGGTCACCATGGACGGGAGGGTGAACGGCGGCCTCAACCTCTCCAGGGCCATCg GGGATCACTTCTACAAGCGGAACAAGAACCTCCCTCCAGAAGAGCAGATGATCTCTGCCTTGCCTGACATCAAAGTGCTGACAATAAACGATGACCATGACTTCATGGTCATTGCCTGTGATGGAATCTG gaacGTGATGAGCAGCCAGGAAGTGGTGGATTTCATCCAGTCGAAGATCACCCAGAAGGATGAGAATGGAGTCCTGCGGCCACTCTCCTCCATTGTAGAAGAG ctgctggatCAGTGCTTGGCTCCAGACACCTCAGGGGACGGCACCGGCTGCGATAACATGACCTGCATCATTATCAGCTTCAAACCCCGCAACACACACCCACCT